One genomic window of Arachis stenosperma cultivar V10309 chromosome 10, arast.V10309.gnm1.PFL2, whole genome shotgun sequence includes the following:
- the LOC130957287 gene encoding uncharacterized protein LOC130957287: protein MIAETTEQIKKIRDRMLIAQSYQKSYTDQRRKPLEFEEGDHAFLKVILTTGVRRVIKTKKLNPRYIGPFQILGRVGPVAHVLQPESVQLKEDLTLPVTLVRIDDTSIKKLHGKEVSLVKVAWSRAGVEEHTWELESEMQADYPHLFSRN, encoded by the exons ATGATAGCTGAAACCACTGAACAAATCAAGAAAATCAGAGATAGGATGCTTATTGCTCAGAGCTATCAGAAGAGTTACACCGATCAGAGGCGGAAGCCCCTAGagtttgaggaaggagaccatgctTTCCTTAAGGTTATTCTGACAACAGGAGTAAGAAGAGTGATTAAGACAAAGAAACTGAATCCCCGATACATCGGTCCGTTCCAGATTCTTGGGAgggttggaccggtggc ccatgtgttacaACCGGAATCGGTCCAGTTAAAGGAAGATTTGACTCTGCCGGTGACTTTGGTCAGGATTGATGACACGAGTATTAAGAAGTTGcatggaaaagaggtttcattagtgaaagtggcatggagtcgagctGGTGTTGAGgagcacacttgggaacttgagtcagaGATGCAAGCAGACTACCCACACTTATTCTCACGTAACTGA